One window from the genome of Thermaerobacter marianensis DSM 12885 encodes:
- the argC gene encoding N-acetyl-gamma-glutamyl-phosphate reductase, with protein MTVSVRVAVLGASGYAGGELVRLLVRHPRVELVAVAGSSRAGEPMAAVFPHLRGIVELDLAEAASPALWDDLELDFVFLALPSGQAAELLPRVLPRAWERGVRVIDLSGDLRLPASLYEPWYGRPAADPALQAEAVYGLSELFPGRIREARLVANPGCYPTAILLALAPLAAAGGLASGQVVVDAKSGVSGAGRGASASTAFAEVNENFYPYKVGRHQHTPEIEHVLAELAGQGVTVLLTTHLLPVTRGILATCYVRPPEGWWPAPPVGEVAAAKAVIGGVGGPAAHPAGLAAQGAGAAAAAGAGRTAMQGAGEAGAPQQPDGAGDLGVVLDGLYRSFYAGKPFVRVLPPGQVPAIKHVQGSNFCDIGLHYDRRSGWITVFAAIDNLVKGAAGQAVQNLNLMAGWDETAGLDLVPLFP; from the coding sequence CGTGCGGGTGGCGGTCCTCGGAGCCAGCGGCTACGCGGGCGGCGAGCTGGTGCGGCTGCTGGTGCGGCACCCCCGGGTGGAGCTGGTGGCGGTGGCCGGTTCGTCCCGCGCCGGCGAGCCCATGGCCGCGGTGTTCCCCCACCTCCGGGGCATCGTGGAGCTGGACCTGGCCGAGGCGGCCAGCCCGGCCCTGTGGGACGACCTTGAGCTGGACTTCGTCTTCCTCGCCCTGCCCAGCGGCCAGGCGGCGGAGCTGCTGCCCCGGGTGCTGCCCCGGGCCTGGGAGCGGGGGGTGCGGGTGATCGACCTCAGCGGGGACCTGCGCTTGCCCGCCAGCCTCTATGAGCCCTGGTACGGCCGGCCCGCGGCCGACCCCGCCCTGCAGGCCGAGGCCGTCTACGGCCTCAGCGAGCTCTTCCCCGGCCGCATCCGGGAGGCCCGCCTGGTGGCGAATCCGGGCTGCTACCCGACCGCCATCCTGCTGGCCCTGGCGCCCCTGGCGGCCGCCGGCGGCCTGGCGAGCGGCCAGGTCGTGGTCGACGCCAAGAGCGGCGTCTCCGGCGCGGGGCGCGGGGCGTCGGCGTCGACCGCCTTCGCCGAGGTCAACGAGAATTTCTACCCCTACAAGGTCGGACGCCATCAGCACACGCCGGAGATCGAACACGTGCTGGCGGAACTGGCCGGCCAGGGGGTGACGGTCCTGCTGACCACGCACCTCTTGCCCGTCACCCGGGGGATCCTGGCCACCTGCTATGTGCGCCCGCCCGAGGGGTGGTGGCCCGCTCCGCCGGTGGGGGAGGTGGCGGCGGCGAAGGCGGTGATCGGAGGCGTCGGCGGTCCGGCCGCGCACCCCGCCGGCCTAGCCGCCCAAGGGGCGGGAGCGGCCGCGGCCGCCGGAGCGGGCCGCACGGCGATGCAGGGCGCCGGGGAAGCCGGGGCGCCGCAGCAGCCGGACGGCGCCGGCGACCTTGGGGTCGTCCTGGACGGGCTCTACCGGTCCTTCTACGCCGGAAAGCCGTTCGTGCGGGTTCTTCCGCCCGGGCAGGTCCCGGCCATCAAGCACGTGCAAGGGTCCAACTTCTGCGACATCGGGCTGCATTACGACCGCCGCAGCGGGTGGATCACGGTCTTCGCCGCCATCGACAACCTGGTGAAGGGTGCGGCCGGGCAGGCCGTTCAGAATCTCAATCTCATGGCAGGTTGGGACGAGACGGCGGGCCTCGACCTGGTGCCCTTGTTCCCCTGA
- the argJ gene encoding bifunctional ornithine acetyltransferase/N-acetylglutamate synthase, producing MNQQDGVMTSRTAVPAPGAFVLQPGWGVTAPAGFQAGGLHCGIKKRKPDLGWIVAEAPCAAAAVYTQNRVHAPCLDVTRAALAASGGYLQAVVCNSGNANVCTPRAAADARELQALVAAALGIAPELVAVAQTGVIGEPMPMAAVRQGVAALPAVTSPEGGEAFAEAILTTDTRTKQWGALCHLPAGTAAGAGGDGADPRAGTGRFVRIGGAAKGSGMIHPNMATMLAFITTDAAVEPAALQAWLREVTQRTFNAITVDGDTSTNDMVVVLASGRAEGEPLAPGRPGWETWAAAAEAVCDRLAREIAADGEGATRLITVEVEGAPGDAEARQVARTVASSPLVKAAVHGADANWGRVLAAAGRSGVELDPARVDVDLGSIPVCRGGLGVSFDEAAAAAYLRSAEVLIRIKVGDGPGRGRAYGCDLSPDYVHINASYRT from the coding sequence ATGAACCAGCAGGATGGCGTCATGACCTCGCGGACCGCGGTGCCGGCCCCCGGGGCGTTCGTCCTTCAGCCCGGCTGGGGCGTGACGGCCCCTGCCGGCTTCCAGGCCGGGGGCCTGCACTGCGGGATCAAGAAGCGGAAGCCCGACCTGGGCTGGATCGTCGCCGAGGCACCCTGTGCCGCGGCCGCGGTGTATACGCAAAACCGCGTCCACGCGCCGTGCCTCGACGTGACGCGGGCTGCCCTGGCGGCGTCCGGTGGCTACCTGCAGGCGGTGGTCTGCAACAGCGGCAACGCCAACGTGTGCACCCCCCGGGCCGCTGCCGACGCGCGGGAGCTGCAGGCGCTGGTGGCAGCGGCCCTGGGCATCGCCCCGGAGCTGGTGGCGGTCGCCCAGACGGGCGTGATCGGCGAGCCCATGCCCATGGCGGCGGTGCGCCAGGGGGTGGCGGCCCTGCCGGCGGTCACCTCGCCGGAGGGCGGCGAGGCCTTCGCCGAGGCGATCCTGACCACCGACACCCGCACCAAGCAGTGGGGGGCGCTGTGCCACCTGCCGGCGGGCACGGCCGCCGGCGCGGGGGGCGACGGGGCGGACCCACGGGCCGGCACCGGCCGGTTCGTCCGGATCGGCGGGGCCGCCAAGGGGTCGGGGATGATCCACCCCAACATGGCGACCATGCTGGCCTTCATCACCACCGACGCCGCCGTCGAGCCCGCCGCCCTGCAGGCCTGGCTGCGGGAGGTCACCCAGCGCACCTTCAACGCCATCACCGTCGACGGCGACACCAGCACCAACGACATGGTGGTGGTCCTGGCCAGCGGCCGGGCGGAGGGCGAGCCCCTGGCCCCGGGGCGACCGGGCTGGGAGACCTGGGCGGCGGCGGCCGAGGCCGTGTGCGACCGGCTGGCCCGGGAGATCGCCGCCGACGGCGAGGGGGCGACCCGGCTGATCACCGTCGAGGTGGAAGGGGCGCCGGGCGACGCCGAGGCCCGGCAGGTGGCCCGGACGGTGGCGTCGTCCCCCCTGGTCAAGGCTGCCGTCCACGGGGCCGACGCCAACTGGGGCCGCGTCCTGGCAGCCGCGGGCCGGTCGGGGGTCGAGCTGGACCCCGCGCGGGTGGACGTGGACCTCGGGTCCATCCCCGTGTGCCGCGGCGGCCTGGGGGTGTCCTTCGACGAGGCGGCGGCCGCGGCCTACCTGCGGTCGGCGGAGGTGCTGATCCGGATCAAGGTGGGCGACGGCCCGGGCCGGGGCCGGGCCTACGGCTGCGACCTGAGCCCGGACTACGTCCACATCAACGCCAGCTACCGCACCTAG
- the argB gene encoding acetylglutamate kinase encodes MEAIPEQSAGTLDGLARLSPEVKAAVLADVLPWVQRFAGRIVVVKHGGSTLAPAPAPPSETAAGPASPGTAQPAGGPGGPAPAASIPAAPACAGDGILQDVAMLQALGVRPVVVHGGGKAITAWLNRLDLPARFVDGLRVTDGPTLAVVEMVLAGQVNKALVTGLNQAAGRAVAVGLSGCDAGLLVARPKRPGGRDLGFVGEIVRVNTAFLERLLEAGFVPVIAPVAVGEDGTHYNVNADDAAAAVAGALRAEKLVFLTDVPGVMADVDGDGAPEIVSQLDAGTARAFIARGEIRGGMVPKVEAGLRALAAGAGSVHIIDGRRPHALLVELFTSEGVGTMVVAGERGRVA; translated from the coding sequence GTGGAGGCGATTCCGGAGCAATCGGCAGGCACCCTGGACGGCCTCGCCCGCCTCTCGCCGGAGGTCAAGGCGGCCGTCCTGGCCGACGTGTTGCCCTGGGTGCAGCGGTTTGCCGGCCGCATCGTGGTGGTGAAGCACGGCGGGTCGACGCTGGCCCCGGCCCCTGCCCCTCCTTCGGAGACGGCGGCCGGGCCCGCGTCCCCGGGAACCGCGCAACCGGCGGGGGGGCCCGGTGGACCCGCGCCCGCCGCCTCGATCCCCGCCGCCCCGGCCTGCGCCGGGGACGGCATCCTCCAGGACGTCGCCATGTTGCAGGCCCTGGGCGTCCGTCCCGTGGTGGTTCACGGCGGCGGCAAGGCCATCACCGCGTGGCTGAACCGGCTGGACCTGCCGGCCCGGTTCGTCGACGGGCTGCGGGTGACCGACGGGCCGACCCTGGCGGTGGTGGAGATGGTGCTGGCCGGCCAGGTGAACAAGGCCCTGGTGACGGGTCTCAACCAGGCCGCGGGCCGGGCCGTCGCCGTGGGCCTGTCGGGCTGTGACGCCGGGCTGCTGGTGGCCCGGCCCAAGCGGCCGGGGGGGCGCGACCTGGGCTTCGTGGGCGAGATCGTCCGGGTCAACACGGCCTTCCTGGAGCGGCTGTTGGAGGCCGGGTTCGTCCCGGTCATCGCGCCCGTGGCCGTGGGGGAGGACGGCACCCACTACAACGTCAACGCCGACGACGCGGCGGCGGCGGTGGCCGGGGCCCTGCGGGCGGAGAAGCTGGTCTTCCTGACCGACGTTCCCGGCGTGATGGCCGACGTGGACGGCGACGGGGCGCCCGAGATCGTCTCGCAGCTGGATGCCGGGACCGCCCGGGCCTTCATCGCCCGGGGGGAGATCCGCGGCGGCATGGTGCCCAAGGTGGAGGCGGGCCTGCGGGCCCTGGCCGCGGGGGCGGGCAGCGTGCACATCATCGACGGCCGGCGGCCCCACGCGCTGCTGGTTGAGCTCTTCACCAGCGAGGGGGTCGGTACCATGGTGGTGGCCGGCGAGAGGGGGCGGGTGGCATGA
- a CDS encoding aspartate aminotransferase family protein has product MTAGGMMAAGGTPGGTAGGPAQGPGSSHLFPNYRRLPVAFVRGEGAWLYDAEGRAWLDCTSGIGVTVLGHAHPVVTEAIRRQAGQLLHCSNLYRIPQQEELARRLAARTGLDCAFFANSGAEANEAAIKLARRYWWLARRGAAEQAAGPAGETGEGPEIIAFEGSFHGRTLGALAATGQPHYHEGFHPLPGGFRHVPFNDLEAVAAAITPRTCAILVEPVQGEGGVVPAAPGFLAGLRELCDRHGLLLIADEVQTGCGRTGTFLAMQGEGVRPDVVTLAKALANGVPIGAMLAGGHLAEVLGPGTHASTFGGNPLAATAALATLDVLERENLPERAAGLGEYLRTRLAEVARRHPGCQGVRGRGLMLGLVLDGPAAPVVEACFAEGLLVTVAGGRVVRFLPPLTVTVEELDQAVERLERALARVSRATA; this is encoded by the coding sequence ATGACGGCGGGCGGCATGATGGCGGCGGGCGGAACGCCCGGCGGTACGGCCGGCGGGCCGGCCCAGGGGCCTGGGTCATCCCATCTCTTTCCGAATTATCGCCGCCTGCCCGTGGCCTTCGTACGCGGGGAGGGCGCCTGGCTGTACGACGCCGAGGGCCGCGCCTGGCTGGACTGCACCAGCGGCATCGGCGTCACGGTGCTGGGCCACGCCCACCCCGTGGTGACCGAGGCCATCCGGCGGCAGGCGGGCCAGCTGCTTCACTGCTCGAACCTCTACCGGATCCCGCAACAGGAGGAACTGGCCCGGCGCCTGGCGGCGCGCACGGGACTGGACTGCGCCTTCTTCGCCAACAGCGGGGCCGAGGCCAACGAGGCGGCCATCAAGCTGGCGCGCCGGTACTGGTGGCTCGCCCGCCGCGGGGCGGCGGAGCAGGCGGCCGGCCCGGCGGGTGAGACCGGCGAGGGCCCCGAGATCATCGCCTTCGAAGGAAGCTTCCACGGGCGGACCCTGGGCGCCCTGGCGGCCACGGGCCAGCCCCACTACCACGAGGGCTTCCACCCCTTGCCCGGCGGCTTCCGCCATGTGCCGTTCAACGACCTCGAGGCCGTGGCGGCGGCCATCACCCCCCGCACCTGTGCCATCCTGGTGGAACCCGTGCAGGGCGAGGGCGGGGTGGTGCCGGCGGCACCGGGGTTTTTGGCCGGGCTGCGGGAACTCTGCGACCGCCACGGCCTGCTGCTCATCGCCGACGAGGTCCAGACGGGCTGCGGCCGCACCGGCACCTTCCTCGCCATGCAGGGCGAGGGCGTCCGGCCCGACGTGGTGACCCTGGCCAAGGCGCTGGCCAACGGCGTGCCCATCGGGGCCATGCTGGCCGGCGGGCACCTGGCCGAGGTGCTGGGGCCGGGAACCCACGCCTCCACCTTCGGCGGCAACCCCCTGGCGGCCACGGCCGCCCTGGCCACCCTGGACGTGCTGGAGCGGGAGAACCTGCCGGAACGCGCCGCCGGCCTCGGCGAGTACCTGCGGACCCGCCTGGCGGAGGTGGCCCGGCGGCATCCGGGCTGCCAGGGTGTGCGGGGCCGCGGGCTCATGCTGGGCCTGGTGCTGGACGGCCCGGCGGCGCCGGTGGTGGAAGCCTGCTTCGCCGAGGGGCTGCTGGTCACGGTGGCCGGCGGCCGGGTGGTCCGGTTCCTCCCGCCCCTGACCGTCACCGTGGAGGAACTGGACCAGGCGGTGGAACGCCTGGAGCGGGCCCTGGCTCGCGTGAGCCGGGCCACGGCGTGA
- the argF gene encoding ornithine carbamoyltransferase — protein MDSWTQAGAGPLAVPAAGSPRPWPGLAGRDFLTLSDFTPDELAGLLDLAAALKQEGPVAPGAEPLYGKTLAMIFEKPSTRTRVSFEVGMQQLGGRVLNLSPRELQLSRGETLADTARVLSRYVDALMVRAYSHATVEELAEAASIPVINGLTDLYHPCQIMADLLTIREYKGRLRGVTVAYVGDSNNVAHTWLLGAALMGLHLRLACPPGYEPRPEVLALAKTLARDTGATVQVLHDPVAAVRGAEVVYTDVWTSMGQEGEEEERRQIFAPYQVNADLVAHAAPDFIFMHCMPAHRGEEVTGDVLDGPHSVVLDQAENRLHVQKAILLALLG, from the coding sequence GTGGATTCGTGGACGCAGGCGGGAGCAGGGCCGCTGGCGGTGCCGGCGGCCGGATCCCCTCGACCTTGGCCCGGCCTGGCCGGCCGGGACTTCCTCACCTTGAGCGACTTCACACCCGACGAGCTGGCGGGGCTGCTGGACCTGGCGGCGGCCCTCAAGCAGGAGGGCCCGGTCGCACCGGGTGCCGAGCCCCTCTACGGCAAGACCCTGGCCATGATCTTCGAGAAGCCCTCCACCCGGACGCGGGTGTCCTTCGAGGTCGGCATGCAGCAGCTGGGCGGCCGGGTCCTCAACCTGAGCCCGCGGGAACTGCAGCTCAGCCGGGGCGAGACCCTGGCGGACACCGCCCGGGTCCTCTCCCGGTACGTCGACGCCCTGATGGTCCGGGCCTACTCCCACGCCACCGTGGAGGAACTGGCCGAAGCCGCCTCCATCCCCGTCATCAACGGGCTGACGGACCTATATCATCCCTGCCAGATCATGGCGGACCTCCTGACCATCCGCGAGTACAAGGGGCGCCTGCGGGGCGTGACGGTGGCCTACGTGGGCGACAGCAACAACGTGGCCCACACGTGGCTGCTGGGGGCGGCCCTCATGGGCCTGCACCTGCGGCTCGCCTGCCCGCCGGGTTACGAGCCGCGGCCCGAGGTCCTGGCGCTGGCCAAGACCCTGGCCCGGGACACGGGCGCCACGGTCCAGGTGCTCCACGACCCCGTGGCGGCCGTGCGCGGGGCGGAGGTGGTGTACACCGACGTGTGGACCAGCATGGGCCAGGAAGGGGAGGAAGAGGAGCGGCGGCAGATCTTCGCGCCGTACCAGGTCAACGCCGACCTGGTGGCCCACGCGGCGCCGGATTTCATCTTCATGCACTGCATGCCCGCCCACCGCGGGGAGGAAGTGACCGGCGACGTGCTGGACGGCCCCCACTCGGTGGTGCTCGACCAGGCGGAAAACCGCCTGCACGTGCAGAAGGCCATCTTGCTCGCCCTGCTGGGTTGA